Proteins from a genomic interval of Oceanispirochaeta crateris:
- a CDS encoding SDR family NAD(P)-dependent oxidoreductase, which produces MSQYAMITGGTGGIGLAVSRALGKAGYEIILNGIDEAQAKEALESLKADGIKVDFYKYDVTDEKAVLEAFTKINAKYDKLDVLVNNAGGLGGRSRFEEMETSFYRKVMALNLDSVFFHSRAAIPLLKKSENASIITYSSNAAWNAGGPGAGIYGTSKAAVTTLTRALAKDLAEYGIRVNGVSPGTIDTPFHDGIRKTKPEVFASWKNNILMKRLGQPEEVASVIEFLVSEKASFLTGEIIQVNGGQDFL; this is translated from the coding sequence ATGAGTCAATATGCAATGATCACCGGAGGCACCGGTGGAATAGGCTTAGCCGTTTCCAGGGCACTGGGCAAAGCAGGATATGAGATCATCCTGAATGGAATTGACGAGGCACAGGCGAAAGAAGCACTTGAATCTCTGAAGGCCGATGGGATCAAGGTCGATTTTTATAAGTATGATGTTACTGACGAGAAGGCAGTATTGGAGGCTTTTACAAAGATTAATGCCAAATATGATAAACTGGATGTCCTGGTGAACAATGCCGGAGGTCTTGGCGGTCGAAGTCGGTTTGAGGAAATGGAAACATCCTTTTACAGGAAAGTTATGGCGCTTAATCTGGACAGTGTTTTCTTTCATTCCAGAGCCGCCATACCTTTGCTTAAGAAATCAGAGAACGCCTCAATCATTACCTACAGTTCAAATGCCGCATGGAATGCCGGCGGACCCGGTGCCGGAATATACGGGACATCAAAGGCCGCTGTTACAACTCTAACTAGAGCCCTGGCTAAGGATCTGGCCGAGTATGGCATCAGGGTCAATGGCGTTTCTCCCGGTACCATTGATACTCCTTTTCATGATGGAATCAGAAAAACCAAGCCCGAAGTTTTTGCTTCCTGGAAAAACAATATTCTCATGAAGAGGCTGGGACAACCTGAAGAGGTAGCCAGTGTCATCGAATTTTTGGTGAGTGAAAAAGCATCTTTTTTGACGGGTGAGATCATTCAGGTGAACGGCGGGCAGGATTTTCTATAA
- a CDS encoding IclR family transcriptional regulator, with amino-acid sequence MKKSRAAVRTIKILEVIANTSKGLSLSEISSSLDIPITSVSDILKALLDEEMIELLDERSKIYGIGVKAFFIGNTFIANTSLIDKAKGIVEELSDRTKNTVFLGKEVNGKITYIYKYEPKDTLIATCAIGSRTNLHCTSLGKTFLAYDSDLLAGLRGKVLSKITPFTLTDYDALVQEIEKVRIKGFAIDNREQNDHLLCVGSPIFDNNNKIVAALSISGLYRGNEDIEAMGRSVKEASLLISRSLGYREVV; translated from the coding sequence ATGAAGAAGAGCAGAGCAGCAGTGAGGACAATAAAGATTCTTGAAGTGATTGCCAATACCTCCAAAGGCTTGTCTCTCTCGGAAATTTCTTCATCTTTGGATATTCCCATCACAAGCGTCAGTGATATTCTTAAGGCTCTTTTAGATGAAGAAATGATTGAGCTCCTTGATGAAAGGAGTAAAATTTATGGAATCGGTGTGAAGGCCTTTTTTATTGGCAATACTTTTATTGCCAACACATCACTCATCGATAAGGCTAAAGGGATTGTTGAGGAACTCAGTGACAGAACCAAAAATACTGTTTTTCTTGGAAAAGAAGTCAATGGAAAAATTACCTATATTTATAAGTACGAACCAAAGGATACTCTGATTGCAACCTGTGCTATCGGAAGCAGGACAAATTTGCACTGTACTTCACTTGGTAAGACTTTTCTGGCCTATGATTCAGATTTACTGGCTGGTTTAAGAGGGAAAGTTCTTTCCAAGATTACCCCCTTTACACTGACTGATTACGATGCCCTTGTTCAGGAGATTGAAAAGGTCCGGATTAAGGGGTTCGCCATTGATAACAGAGAGCAGAATGACCACCTCCTCTGTGTGGGCTCTCCCATCTTTGATAACAATAATAAAATCGTTGCCGCTTTGAGCATCAGTGGTTTGTATCGGGGAAATGAAGACATTGAGGCAATGGGACGGTCTGTGAAGGAAGCATCTCTTCTGATATCCCGTTCTCTTGGTTATAGGGAGGTTGTATGA
- the istB gene encoding IS21-like element helper ATPase IstB — translation MNVLQETIENRMNDLGLEFMAAGLESYLEAQSHTENTLSQSIADLLELEYIPRRERAAKSRLKLSGMPSIKLLDDFDLSWLKGGLTASQLSELSSLAFIERKENLVLMGPSGLGKTHLMLALAHKACQNGYTVWYTSCIDLMENLTHAREQGRLKRKLTWLRKPHLILVDEVGYENLSKEQANLFFQIVNTRYEQGSMIITTNKPFGRWAEILDDVAIATATIDRLLHHAHVLSLKGDSYRMKDRLKIGIVDPV, via the coding sequence ATGAACGTACTGCAAGAGACTATAGAAAACAGAATGAACGACCTTGGTCTGGAATTTATGGCTGCAGGACTGGAAAGTTACCTTGAAGCTCAATCTCACACAGAGAATACTCTTTCCCAATCAATCGCTGATTTACTGGAACTGGAATATATTCCTCGCAGGGAACGGGCAGCCAAAAGCCGGCTGAAACTCTCAGGAATGCCGTCGATTAAGCTATTAGACGACTTTGATCTATCTTGGTTGAAAGGAGGCCTGACGGCATCCCAGTTATCAGAATTATCCAGCTTGGCTTTCATTGAACGAAAGGAAAACCTGGTACTGATGGGGCCCAGTGGTCTTGGGAAAACCCATCTAATGCTGGCTCTGGCTCACAAAGCCTGTCAGAACGGATATACCGTCTGGTACACCAGCTGTATTGATCTGATGGAAAATTTGACTCATGCACGAGAACAAGGGCGATTGAAACGGAAGCTGACCTGGCTGCGTAAGCCACACCTGATTCTGGTTGATGAAGTGGGTTATGAAAATCTGTCAAAAGAACAGGCAAATCTGTTTTTCCAGATCGTGAATACGCGTTACGAACAGGGCAGTATGATCATCACCACTAATAAGCCTTTCGGCCGGTGGGCAGAGATTTTAGACGATGTAGCCATTGCCACGGCAACCATCGACAGACTACTTCATCATGCTCATGTACTGAGCCTTAAAGGGGATTCATACCGGATGAAAGATCGGTTGAAAATAGGGATCGTTGATCCTGTTTAA
- a CDS encoding TRAP transporter small permease, whose amino-acid sequence MKSAIEKIVSIYEVFCRILLLSMMSLVIIFVFMRYFFGMTFVWAEELITMLFISTTYFGAVLSMKYDEHIKISLLSEKFPPLVHKAAEILNYLLIFLLQIAIFYTSLQWIGRVGNVLTNGLRVPIRFFYYMMPISSFLIGLYCLIHIFMFFKKEDLA is encoded by the coding sequence TTGAAATCTGCTATAGAAAAAATTGTGAGTATATATGAGGTTTTCTGCCGCATCTTACTCCTATCCATGATGTCCCTTGTCATTATATTTGTTTTTATGCGCTATTTCTTTGGAATGACCTTCGTGTGGGCAGAGGAATTGATCACTATGCTCTTTATTTCTACAACTTATTTTGGTGCAGTTCTGAGTATGAAATACGATGAACATATAAAAATCAGCCTCCTTTCCGAAAAATTTCCACCCCTAGTGCATAAGGCGGCCGAAATCCTCAATTATCTGCTTATCTTTCTATTACAGATTGCCATTTTTTATACCAGCCTCCAGTGGATAGGGCGGGTGGGAAACGTTCTGACCAACGGTCTCCGTGTCCCTATACGATTTTTCTACTATATGATGCCTATCAGTTCATTCCTCATTGGATTGTACTGTCTGATTCACATCTTTATGTTCTTTAAAAAGGAGGATCTTGCATAA
- a CDS encoding GntR family transcriptional regulator, whose translation MNPEKNPDKNDIYNVIHNQIQDGILAPGHWMVERELCRQYGLSRTPMREVLWRLEKDGLLIQTPGKGFRIRELNLQEIMEIFQAREAVEGMATFLVSYHQDQTFFDKIKDLREELESLEDQELQLRGPQIGSQMHSLIISSAKNTILSSFFNKLHNLYSLTVNISRRSYEIEMISRDSHLSIMKAIEDHDGERAEKLMREHLRETCRNITKIFYPNLIA comes from the coding sequence ATGAATCCAGAAAAGAATCCTGACAAGAATGATATATATAATGTAATCCATAATCAGATTCAGGATGGAATCCTTGCTCCTGGCCATTGGATGGTGGAGCGGGAATTGTGCCGACAGTATGGTTTGAGCCGTACACCCATGAGGGAAGTTCTCTGGCGCTTGGAAAAAGATGGTCTGCTCATACAGACCCCTGGTAAAGGATTCAGGATTCGGGAATTGAATCTTCAGGAAATCATGGAAATCTTTCAGGCTCGGGAAGCTGTGGAAGGAATGGCCACATTCTTGGTCTCTTACCACCAAGATCAGACATTTTTTGATAAAATCAAGGATTTGAGAGAAGAGCTGGAAAGCCTAGAAGATCAGGAACTCCAGTTGCGTGGGCCGCAAATTGGGTCCCAGATGCATTCTCTCATAATTAGTTCAGCCAAAAATACAATTCTGAGCAGCTTTTTCAACAAGTTGCACAACTTATACTCTCTTACTGTAAATATTTCCAGGAGATCTTATGAAATAGAGATGATTTCCAGAGATTCCCATCTGTCTATCATGAAAGCCATAGAAGATCATGATGGAGAGAGAGCCGAGAAACTGATGCGGGAACATTTGAGAGAAACCTGTAGAAATATTACAAAAATATTTTATCCCAATCTTATTGCTTAA
- a CDS encoding IclR family transcriptional regulator: MKVQSIDRAFDIMEELSREPEGLSCTEISQRLNLPTSTVYRLLYVLRVRNYIHKNESTNVYRLGLGFLELTSMFLHSLELKTEARPYLRTLSRQTGQVVFLGTEQDHELVYIDKNEPFDDRRKYCFIGQRQPLHCTALGKTLLTVYTDDEIRKIYKIKKMNPMTSKTITDVEKLIEEVNLSRGRQYSIDDEEHVLGHFCVSAPIYDYRSVLIAAVSTSWDLNSIEVHDKEKNIELIKECARKISIHMGFVENQTEKVASPTIRE; encoded by the coding sequence ATGAAAGTCCAATCAATTGATAGAGCATTTGACATCATGGAAGAACTCTCACGAGAACCCGAAGGGTTAAGCTGTACCGAGATAAGCCAGAGGCTAAACTTGCCCACGAGTACTGTATACCGCCTGCTTTATGTTCTTCGTGTTAGAAATTATATACATAAGAATGAATCAACCAACGTCTACCGGCTCGGCCTGGGGTTTCTTGAATTGACCAGTATGTTTCTGCACAGTCTTGAACTAAAAACCGAAGCCAGGCCCTACCTTCGAACCTTGTCCAGACAAACGGGTCAGGTCGTTTTTTTAGGTACAGAACAGGACCATGAACTAGTCTATATTGATAAAAACGAACCCTTTGATGACAGACGTAAATATTGCTTCATAGGACAAAGACAACCACTGCATTGCACAGCCCTGGGAAAGACTCTTTTGACCGTTTACACAGATGACGAGATCCGCAAAATCTATAAAATAAAAAAGATGAACCCCATGACCAGCAAGACAATAACCGATGTAGAAAAGCTGATTGAAGAGGTGAACCTAAGCAGGGGGAGACAATATTCCATTGATGATGAAGAACATGTGTTAGGGCATTTTTGTGTTTCTGCACCTATATATGATTATAGAAGTGTCCTGATAGCGGCGGTTAGCACGTCCTGGGATCTGAACTCCATTGAAGTCCATGACAAAGAGAAGAACATTGAACTTATCAAAGAATGTGCCCGTAAAATTTCAATTCATATGGGCTTTGTTGAAAACCAGACAGAAAAAGTCGCTTCTCCTACCATTAGGGAATAA
- a CDS encoding GntR family transcriptional regulator: MTKKEQVLEDLKNKIVSGEITPGSWLTEREIGEAYNISRTPVREILWNLANLNIIEDEGDRGYRVIKYSIDDIIEVFNARKAIEGECARLACHSNDADYASRIEALQLELLSAREDEDPARLVEIGSKVHEFIQEKANNRYLTAFNTRIFSLVAILRNTAKVYRDIEKESKLGHQEILEALAARDSKRCANVMRAHLQATCVAIVQFGCNHLLGVDDQDIIFREGEIL, from the coding sequence ATGACAAAAAAAGAACAAGTCTTGGAAGACTTGAAAAATAAGATTGTTTCGGGTGAGATAACACCCGGATCATGGTTGACTGAGCGGGAAATTGGGGAAGCCTATAATATTTCACGTACACCCGTTAGAGAGATTCTTTGGAATCTTGCTAATTTGAATATTATTGAAGATGAAGGAGACCGGGGATACCGGGTTATCAAGTATTCTATTGATGATATTATTGAAGTCTTTAATGCCCGAAAGGCAATTGAAGGAGAATGTGCCCGTCTTGCCTGCCACAGCAATGATGCTGATTATGCAAGCAGGATAGAGGCTTTGCAGCTGGAATTACTTTCTGCCAGGGAGGATGAAGATCCTGCAAGGTTAGTCGAGATCGGTAGCAAGGTGCATGAGTTTATACAGGAAAAGGCGAACAACAGGTACCTGACCGCCTTTAATACAAGAATCTTTTCTTTGGTAGCTATACTCAGAAATACGGCAAAGGTGTATAGAGACATAGAAAAGGAGTCAAAATTAGGGCATCAGGAGATCCTGGAAGCTTTGGCCGCAAGAGACAGTAAGCGCTGTGCAAATGTTATGCGTGCCCATTTACAAGCTACCTGTGTCGCAATTGTTCAATTTGGTTGTAATCATCTACTGGGAGTAGATGATCAAGATATTATATTTCGTGAAGGAGAAATCTTATGA
- a CDS encoding HpcH/HpaI aldolase family protein, producing MVVNRLHEGRRIVGTMMRFTRNPGICQIAKAAGLDYVMYDMEHGDYSMETFADAAMIAHSIGLGIFVRVPELSKAYVSRVLDLGADGVMVPMISSKEEAEKLVDWAKYLPQGKRGLSTIGSHTGMVKSPLSASQFMEEQNQNILVIAQIETAQGIANIDQIAAVPGLDVLLIGPNDLSVSLGVPGDMMGQTVNDAILKVSKAAKNNGITFAMHAGDNLLERWLDQGMNMVMNNMDIHLIYDGLKGIADKYKD from the coding sequence ATGGTTGTTAACCGTTTACACGAAGGCCGTCGTATTGTTGGAACCATGATGCGTTTCACCCGTAATCCCGGGATCTGCCAAATTGCAAAAGCAGCAGGACTGGATTATGTCATGTATGACATGGAACATGGTGATTATTCCATGGAAACTTTTGCTGATGCGGCAATGATCGCTCATTCTATAGGTCTTGGAATCTTTGTTCGTGTTCCAGAACTTTCAAAAGCCTATGTTTCCCGTGTTCTTGACCTCGGGGCAGATGGTGTCATGGTGCCGATGATCAGCAGCAAAGAAGAGGCTGAAAAACTGGTGGATTGGGCAAAGTATCTTCCTCAGGGAAAGCGTGGACTCAGTACCATCGGCAGTCATACGGGAATGGTGAAGAGCCCCTTAAGTGCCTCTCAGTTTATGGAAGAACAGAATCAGAATATCCTGGTCATTGCACAAATTGAAACAGCGCAAGGTATTGCCAACATAGATCAGATTGCCGCTGTTCCAGGACTCGATGTTCTTCTCATTGGTCCCAATGACCTTTCTGTTTCCCTAGGAGTCCCCGGTGACATGATGGGACAGACGGTAAATGATGCCATCCTCAAAGTATCCAAAGCCGCTAAAAATAATGGGATTACATTTGCGATGCATGCCGGTGATAATTTATTGGAACGCTGGCTTGATCAGGGAATGAATATGGTGATGAATAATATGGATATCCATCTGATTTATGATGGATTGAAAGGTATCGCCGACAAATACAAAGACTAG
- a CDS encoding TRAP transporter substrate-binding protein — translation MKRKLMIVMMLSILICTNGFTSGQNETAAGSAPMVMKIGHSFPVNTSRHESLLSFKENVEAKSNGAIVVELYPSGQLGTEMEMLEAVKLNALEGLRCGPFEDAAPELLIYTMPFLFSDMDAVHRVTRGEITERIIKNTEKNGIKVLAVGDSGEFRQFTNNARPITKPEDIKGLKIRTPPMESIVKIMETLGGNPVSIPFSETYMALKTGVADGEENPYTNIDKMKFYEVQKYLSVVNYQYHAEMLYVPLDWFNKLSSELQEILVECARDHMILNDELLQKESLASYEVLKANMEVNVLNDAQRKVFIDKVQPVYKYYIDKGIISQADIDEIRKIASGN, via the coding sequence ATGAAAAGAAAATTGATGATTGTGATGATGCTTTCAATACTGATTTGCACCAATGGCTTTACATCAGGACAAAATGAAACTGCTGCCGGCAGTGCCCCTATGGTTATGAAAATTGGTCATTCCTTTCCTGTGAATACCTCCCGTCATGAATCTCTCCTCAGCTTTAAGGAAAATGTAGAAGCCAAAAGCAATGGGGCCATCGTCGTTGAACTCTACCCCTCTGGGCAACTTGGAACGGAAATGGAAATGCTTGAAGCTGTCAAACTAAATGCTTTGGAAGGCCTAAGATGCGGTCCTTTTGAAGATGCAGCCCCCGAACTACTCATTTATACAATGCCCTTCCTATTCAGCGATATGGATGCTGTTCACAGGGTAACAAGGGGTGAAATCACCGAGAGAATTATCAAGAATACCGAAAAAAACGGTATTAAAGTTCTAGCCGTCGGTGATTCCGGTGAGTTTAGACAGTTTACAAACAATGCAAGACCCATCACAAAACCAGAGGATATCAAGGGCCTGAAGATTAGAACTCCCCCCATGGAAAGTATTGTCAAAATCATGGAAACCCTGGGTGGAAATCCCGTATCCATCCCCTTTAGCGAAACGTATATGGCTCTCAAGACAGGTGTTGCCGATGGTGAGGAAAATCCCTATACAAATATTGATAAAATGAAATTTTATGAAGTTCAGAAGTATCTGTCGGTTGTGAACTACCAATACCATGCCGAAATGCTTTATGTCCCCTTAGACTGGTTCAATAAACTCTCTTCAGAACTCCAGGAAATCCTGGTTGAATGTGCCAGAGACCACATGATCCTCAACGATGAACTCCTACAAAAGGAATCTCTCGCCAGTTATGAAGTACTCAAGGCAAACATGGAAGTGAATGTTCTCAATGATGCCCAAAGGAAAGTCTTCATTGATAAGGTTCAACCTGTTTACAAATATTACATTGATAAGGGAATTATTTCTCAGGCTGATATCGACGAAATCAGAAAAATAGCCTCAGGTAATTAA
- a CDS encoding cupin domain-containing protein, which produces MELKNYFPGDELVLEDLGDGVKRKITAYHENLMCVEVHFEKGAVGALHSHPHEQITYIVSGEFEFSIGGVKKILKAGDSTFKQPGIEHGAVCLKAGMLLDIFTPCREDFLK; this is translated from the coding sequence ATGGAGTTGAAGAATTATTTTCCCGGAGATGAGTTGGTTTTGGAAGATCTGGGAGATGGAGTGAAGCGGAAGATCACCGCTTATCATGAAAATCTCATGTGCGTGGAAGTCCATTTTGAAAAAGGAGCTGTCGGAGCTTTGCACAGCCATCCCCATGAGCAGATCACTTATATCGTTTCCGGTGAGTTTGAGTTCAGCATCGGGGGGGTAAAGAAAATCCTGAAGGCAGGAGATTCCACCTTTAAACAACCCGGTATTGAACATGGCGCGGTCTGCCTTAAGGCAGGTATGCTTTTGGATATCTTTACTCCCTGTAGGGAAGACTTTCTTAAATAA
- a CDS encoding TRAP transporter large permease, producing the protein MGITILLGSLVIFILLGIPICFALGASGFIYFFIENPGFINILPQRIWAGTNSFVLIALPLFILAGNLMNKGGITRRIIDFSLYLVRPIKGGLGEVNVVASMIFGGISGSSVADTSAIGSVLIPQMEEKGYSKGFSAGVTVASSTMGMIIPPSIPMLMFAMISQQSVGALFLAGAIPGLLIGLTQIVMVSVISRKKGYIHEIEDISFKQFLRSSWGGILAVLMPVFIIFSISFGIATATESAGIAVLYSLILGFFVYKELKFKDLWDALLQTILFSSVVLFIVGFSTIYTWVLSIEQVPQTIAAFLTNLNIHRYWVLIIVDLIILVIGTFVDVPAALYLLSPILLPVMASYGIHPLQFGAMMIVGLAIGLVTPPVGMCLNAATKICGLSITKIARHALPFIVCNIIVLLLVTFVPEVSTWLPSIVFK; encoded by the coding sequence ATGGGCATTACAATTCTACTCGGAAGTCTCGTAATCTTTATTTTATTAGGGATACCCATCTGCTTTGCTCTGGGAGCCTCCGGATTTATATATTTTTTCATTGAGAATCCTGGATTTATCAATATTCTCCCTCAAAGGATTTGGGCTGGAACAAACAGCTTTGTTCTCATTGCCCTGCCACTGTTTATTCTGGCTGGTAATCTCATGAATAAGGGAGGCATCACCCGCCGGATCATTGATTTCAGCTTGTATTTGGTCCGCCCGATCAAGGGAGGCCTGGGCGAAGTCAATGTTGTGGCCAGCATGATCTTCGGTGGGATATCCGGCTCTTCTGTTGCCGATACATCAGCCATAGGATCTGTGTTGATCCCGCAAATGGAAGAAAAAGGTTACAGCAAGGGATTTTCAGCAGGTGTGACTGTTGCGTCATCAACAATGGGGATGATCATTCCCCCCAGTATTCCCATGCTGATGTTTGCAATGATTTCACAACAATCAGTGGGAGCACTCTTCCTTGCAGGCGCAATTCCGGGTTTGCTGATTGGATTAACACAGATTGTTATGGTTTCCGTAATATCCAGAAAAAAAGGCTATATTCATGAAATTGAGGATATCAGTTTTAAACAGTTTTTACGCTCAAGCTGGGGCGGAATTCTTGCTGTACTGATGCCAGTATTTATTATATTTTCCATTTCCTTCGGGATTGCTACGGCCACAGAATCTGCCGGAATAGCCGTGTTATACTCCCTCATTCTTGGATTTTTTGTCTATAAAGAGCTGAAGTTCAAAGATCTCTGGGACGCTTTGCTTCAGACAATACTTTTCTCCAGTGTTGTCCTTTTCATAGTAGGATTTTCGACAATCTATACATGGGTGCTATCCATAGAACAGGTTCCCCAGACCATAGCGGCCTTCCTTACTAATCTTAATATACATCGATACTGGGTGTTGATCATTGTGGACCTGATTATCCTGGTCATTGGAACATTTGTGGATGTACCAGCGGCGTTATATCTCCTCAGCCCGATCCTGCTTCCAGTCATGGCAAGCTATGGTATTCATCCCCTACAGTTTGGTGCTATGATGATTGTGGGATTAGCCATTGGTTTAGTGACTCCTCCTGTCGGAATGTGTCTGAATGCAGCAACTAAAATTTGCGGTCTATCCATAACCAAGATTGCCAGGCATGCACTTCCCTTTATAGTCTGCAATATTATTGTACTCCTTCTTGTCACATTCGTTCCGGAAGTTTCAACCTGGCTCCCTTCAATAGTATTCAAATAA
- the istA gene encoding IS21 family transposase, producing the protein MHVARIMANQGHTQKYIAEYLGVSDRMVRKYLNPEFGTHPRKTRESILKPFYPIIEDTLENDPYFNLVYLHERLKNAGYTGKMTILRNYARQHRKKLIEKAVIRFETEPGRQAQVDWKECGKMEIDGRFQKVYAFVMLLGYSRIPFVLFTLDMTTSTLLQAHLMAFKYFGAVPKEILYDNMRTAWYNSGSVWQVNSKLLEFASTCGFTPLRCQVRRPQTKGKVERFIGYLGHSFLIRNEVAQAGTLKDLNHAVSQWINTIVEKQMSQFRETRKERFEYEKAFMNPWNSAAAPDVRLIKEIIVSREGVICYETNKYSVPAQNIGRTAVLKVDTLMRTGEIFIYEESVRSFDLLPKGSKSESIRQEDRESLLKRWKRENRRETKKVVARVPETNNLPKSPLMQTEVEVRHPGSYDRLMGATA; encoded by the coding sequence ATGCATGTAGCACGCATCATGGCCAATCAAGGCCATACCCAAAAGTATATCGCTGAATATCTTGGAGTTAGCGACCGGATGGTTAGAAAATACCTAAATCCGGAGTTTGGAACTCATCCCAGAAAGACCCGGGAAAGTATCCTAAAACCATTCTACCCCATAATAGAAGATACTCTGGAAAATGATCCATACTTTAATCTGGTTTACCTTCACGAAAGGCTAAAAAATGCCGGTTACACCGGCAAAATGACTATTCTTAGAAACTATGCACGTCAACACAGAAAAAAGCTCATTGAAAAAGCAGTAATCCGTTTTGAAACAGAACCTGGCCGCCAGGCCCAGGTAGACTGGAAAGAATGCGGAAAAATGGAGATTGATGGTAGATTTCAAAAAGTATATGCATTTGTCATGCTTCTGGGTTACAGCAGAATTCCATTTGTCCTGTTCACTCTAGACATGACCACGTCAACGCTTCTACAGGCTCATCTGATGGCTTTCAAATATTTCGGAGCTGTTCCGAAAGAAATCCTCTATGACAACATGAGAACCGCCTGGTACAACAGCGGCAGTGTCTGGCAAGTAAACTCAAAACTTTTGGAGTTCGCATCAACCTGCGGTTTTACCCCTCTTCGCTGTCAGGTACGCAGACCGCAAACCAAGGGCAAGGTAGAACGTTTTATCGGCTATCTTGGACATAGTTTTCTCATTCGTAATGAGGTAGCTCAAGCCGGTACTTTAAAAGACCTCAATCATGCCGTTTCCCAGTGGATCAATACTATAGTAGAAAAACAGATGAGCCAGTTCCGAGAGACCCGGAAAGAGCGCTTTGAGTACGAAAAGGCATTTATGAATCCCTGGAATTCGGCAGCTGCACCTGATGTAAGGTTAATCAAAGAAATAATTGTTTCCAGAGAAGGTGTAATTTGCTATGAAACAAACAAATACAGTGTCCCGGCACAGAATATCGGACGTACTGCTGTACTGAAAGTGGATACATTGATGAGAACCGGAGAAATCTTTATCTACGAGGAGTCAGTAAGATCCTTTGACCTTCTCCCCAAAGGATCAAAATCAGAATCAATCAGGCAGGAAGACAGAGAGTCTTTGCTGAAGCGTTGGAAAAGGGAGAATCGAAGAGAGACAAAGAAAGTCGTTGCCCGTGTTCCTGAAACAAATAATCTTCCTAAATCTCCACTGATGCAAACAGAAGTTGAAGTTCGCCACCCTGGAAGCTATGACAGGCTTATGGGGGCAACGGCATGA